GTGATGAATGAGGGGGAGCCAGTCACTGTCGCCACGCGTGTGAGCGGGAACCACAGCTATGGCGCCGACCACGATTCGGTGACGCGTGCCTGGGGCACGGTACGCGCACATTTGCGCGAATCAGCCGGCGCGCGCTTGTTCGATCAGTGGCTGAAGCCGATGGCGCTGGCCGCTTCGCTGGAATCCGATGCCGTCCGCCTCACCCTGCCGTCTGCCTTCATGACCAATTGGGTGCGCAACCATTATTCGGATCGTCTGCTGCAGGAGTTCCGCGCCGTGCTGCCGGGCGTCCGCCGCGTCACGATCGAAACGGGCGTGGCCGCCGCGCCGGTGCCGGTCCTGACCGTCGAATCGCTCCCAGCGCCCGCAACCGCCGCTCCAATGGCAGAGGCGAAGATTGCGGATCGTCCGCCGCTCGACCCGCGCTTCAGCTTCGATCGTTTCGTGGTCGATGCTTCCAACCGCGTGGCGTTCAATGCCGCGCGCGCGCTGGCCGAGCCGGGCGTGCCGCGGTTCAGCCCGCTGTTTCTCCATTCGGGGACCGGGCAGGGCAAGACGCATCTGATGCATGCGATCGGCACGGCTTATCTGGCGGCGGTGCCCGAGGCGCGCGTGCTGTTGATGTCGGCCGAACGGTTCATGTTCGATTTCGTATCCGCGCTGCGCAATCGCGACACGCACAGCTTCAAGACGCGGCTGCGCTCGGCCGATCTCCTGCTGGTCGACGATCTACAATTCATCGCCGGCAAGGATTCGACGCAGGAAGAATTCTTCCACACGATGAATGAAGTGATGGGCGCGGGTAAACGCCTCGTCATTTCGGCTGATCGTTGCCCGCAGGGACTTGATGGGGTCGAGGCGCGGATCACCTCGCGGCTTTCGTGCGGTCTTGTCGCCGATATTAAGACGCCCGATCTCGCGCTGCGCCGCGCGGTGCTGGACCGCAAGCTCGTCGATATGCCCGGCGTATCGGTGCCAGCGGACGTGCTCGATCTGCTTGCCGCCCGGATCACCGCCAACATTCGCGATCTCGAAGGCGCGCTCAACCGTGTCGTCGCTTATGCGCAGCTGACCGAAAGCGCGATCGACCTGGACTTCGCGGTGGCGACGCTCGGCGACGTGCTGCGGGGTGCGGAACGCCGCGTCACGATCGACGAGATCCAGAAAGCCGTTTCGGCGCATTTCGAGCTAAAGCCGGTCGATCTCGTCTCGGCGCGTCGCGCCGTGGTGGTCGCGCGCCCGCGCCAGATCGCCATGTACCTCGCCAAGCGCCTGACGACGCGCTCGCTGCCCGAAATCGGTCGCAAGTTCGGCGGGCGCGACCATTCGACCGTCATCCACGCCGTCCGCCGGATCGAGGAATTGCGCGACAAGGATCGTGAGATCGACACCGCGGTGCGCGTGCTGCTGCGCGAGCTTGAGGGCTAAGCGACGCGCCTTGCGGTCGAACCCTTGCCTTCGCAGGAGCGCGATCTCAGACCTGAAGCCCCACCGCCGCCTGCACCTTTGACAATGTCGGGGCCGCCAGCGCGCGTGCGCGCGCCGCGCCGTCGGCCAGCACCGCGCTTACCGCCGCACGGTCCGCCAGTAGCGCCGTCAGCCGCTCCCGGATCGGCGAGAGCGTCGCCACCGCCAGATCGGCGAGCGCAGGCTTGAACGCGCCGAAACCTTGCCCGGCGAACTGCGCCAGCACCGCATCGGGCGTGACATCCGCCAACGCCGCATAAATCGTCACCAGGTTCTTGGCCTCGGGCCGTTCGGCCAGCCCCGCCATCGCGTCCGGCAGAACATCGGCATCGCTCTTCGCCTTGCGGATTTTCCCCGCGATCGTGTCGTCGTCATCGACCAGATTGATGCGGCTGGCATCGCTCGGATCGGATTTGGACATCTTCGCGCTCGCATCGCGCAAGCTCATGATGCGCGGGGCGGCTTTGGAGATGAACGGCTCGGGCAGCGTGAACGTATCGCCGTAATCGCTGTTGAACTTGACCGCGATGTCGCGCGCGAGTTCGAGGTGCTGCTTCTGGTCTTCGCCAACCGGCACGTGCGTCGCCTGATAGAGCAACACGTCGGCGGCTTGCAGCACGGGATAGGTAAACAGCCCGACGCTCTGGCTTTCGCCCTTCTTGCCGGCCTTGTCCTTCCACTGCGTCATGCGGGAGAGCCACCCCATCCGCGCGGTGCCGCCGAGGATCCAGTGCAGCGCGCTATGTTCGGCGACGCGCGCCTGGTTGAACAGGATCGAACGCTGCGGGTCGATGCCGCACGCCAGCAGCGTCGCGGCCATTTCGGTGGTGTGCGCGTTGAGCTCGCCGGGCACGACCGGCTGCGACAGCGCGTGTAAATCGGCGAGGAAAAACAGGCACTCCTCGTCCGGCTGCATCGCATCCTGCATGCTAACCCATTGCTTGATCGCACCGAGATAATTGCCGAGGTGAAGGTTGCCCGTGGGCTGGATGCCGGAGACGATCCGGGCGGGATGGGGGCGCATGGGTTATTCCTGAACGGGTTTCGAGGTGGCACCACGCTTGCGCAACAGCGCTTTGAGATCGGCAATGCGATAAGCGCGCGTGAGGAAACAAGCGACCACATAGATCGCCATCCCCGCGCCGACTAGCACGCCGAGCGCGGCATAGCGGATCACCAGCGGTCCGCCGAGATAGGGATCGAGCAACTGTCTGCACGCGAACACCGTCGCCCCCATCAGCACCGCCGCCAGTGCGAGCCGCGGGACACGCCGCCGCAATTGCGCATCCGCCACGAAATGCCCGCGCTTGGCGAGCGTCGCATACAGCATCGCGACATTGACGGTCGAGGCGAGCGCGGTGGCAAGTGGCGGGCCGACATGGCCGATCCACGGGATCATGATAAGATTGCCGATAATATTGACCACGATCGACAACATGGCGAAGCGGACGGGCGTCTTCGTATCGCCGCGCGCATAATAGCCCGGCGTCAGCACCTTCACGAGCACATAGGACGGCAGGCCGATCGAAAAGGCACTGAGCGCCCAGCCGCATTTGCGGGCATCCTCGGCGGTGAATCGGCCATATTCGAACAGCCCGCGCACGATCGGTTCGGCTGCAATCATGAAGGCGACGGTGGCGGGTAGGGTGAGGAACAGCGCCAATTCGATCCCGCGGTTCTGCGTGTCCATCGCCGCTTCGTCCTGACCGGTCGACAGCAGTCTGGAGATCGTCGGCAGCAGGATCGTGCCAAGCCCGATACCGATCAGCCCGAGCGGAAGCTGGTTCAGGCGGTCGGCATAATAGATGTACGTGATCGACCCCGAGGCAAGCAGGCTCCCGGCCAGCGAGGTCGAGATCAGCAGATTGATCTGCGCTGCACCTGCGCCCGCTGCGGCGGGGACGATCAGCCGCAACATCTCGCGCACGTCCTTGTCGAGCCGCGGCATTCGCAGCCGCATGTCGACCCCCGCGCGGCGGCACGCCCAGATCAGCCATAAGAGCTGCAAAACGCCGCCTGCCGTGACCGAAATCGCCTGAACCCGCGCGGTTTCATATTCGTTGGCGCCGTGGAACGCCCACAGCCCGACGATCATCGCGAGGTTGAGCAGGATCGGTGCTGCGGCATTGACCCAGAATTTGTCGAGTGAATTGAGGATCCCGCCCAGCAGCGACGCCAGCGAAATCAGTGCGAGATAGGGCAGCGTGATCCGCGACAGCATCACCGCAAAGGCGAATTGCTCCAGGCTGGGATTCTGTCGCGCGAACCCGCCCGATAACAGCCAGGTGATCGGATAGGCCGCCAGTAACAGTGCGACCGTGAACACGATCAGCACCGGCAGCAGGACGGCCAGTGCGCGCTCGGCAAAGACGTACCCGCCGGCGATCCCGTCGGGTCCGGCGGCCTTTTTATTGAACATCGGGATGAAGGCGGCGGAGAAGGCACCCTCCGCAAACAGCGCGCGGAACATGTTGGGGAGCCGGAAGGCGACGCCGTTGAACGCATCCGATGCGAAGCCTGCGCCGACATAGCGCGCGGCCAGAGAATCGCGCAGCAACGCCAACACGCGGCTGGCAAGCGTGAGGCCCCCCACCGAGCCGAGCGATTTGACGAGGTTCATCGCGCCAATCTCGAAATCATTACCGTCACCCCGGACTTGTTCCGGGGTCCACCGGGCCGCGCGACATTTCGGCGACTATCGTGCGGCACCGTGGACCCCGGGACAAGCCCGGGGTGACGAGTAGTGATCACGCCGTCCCGATCGTGCCCATCACGTCGCCCGATTCCTGCTGCGCCATGAACGCGCCGCCGAAATCGATCGGCTCGAGCATCAAGGGCGGGAAGCCGCCGTCGCGAATCGCGTCGGCCAGTACGCGTCGCGCGAACGGGAAGATCAAGCGTGGTGCCTCGGCCAGCAGGAACGGCTGGAGATGTTCGGCCGGGAAATTGCGCAAGCCGAACAAGCCGGCGTACGACAAGTCGACGAGGAACGCGACGGTGCCCTCAGCCTCTGCCTTCACTTCGATGCGCAGCACGATTTCATACACGTCGTCGCCGACCTGCGCCGACGCAATGTTGAACTGCACATCGATCGCGGGGGCGATCTGGTTCTGATAGATCGCCGGCGCGTTCGGATTTTCGAACGACAAGTCTTTCACATATTGCGAGATCAGGCCTGCGGCAGGTGCCGTATCCTCGCCATTGGCGAGCGGTGCGCCGCCATTTTCGTACGGGCCGTCGCCGTTAATCGTGCCGTCGTCCTGCTCACTCATGGAACTTCGTCCTATTCCTGTCCGTATAGCCACGGCTATGTGCCGCTGTCGAAGGCGCGCGCCTAGCAGGGGGTGACGCCGAGTTCAACATGGCCCGCCGCTGGGGTTGCTATCGCATCATTTGAATCCGCGGCCCGTTACGCCTATGTAGCAGGATCGCAGGACGGACCGGAGGCCAAGTGTTCTTAGTTGTAATTCTCGCAATGGTGGCCGGGTTCATGGCGTTGCAGCTGTACCGCGTGCTCGGCAAGCGTACCGGCCACGAGCAGCCGCTTCCCCGGCCAGCCGAAGAACGTGCGCGGCTGACCGTCGTACAGCGCCCGATCGAGGCGGTGACCGACGGCCGCGAGCCGATCGGCCGCGCAGTCGAGCCGAAGGCAGAAGCCGGCGTCCGCGCGATCATCGCAGCGGATTCGTCGTTCGATGTTGCACGGTTCCTTGAAGGCGCGCAGTCGGCCTATCGGATGATCCTGGAAGCCTATTGGAAGGGTGATGAGGAACAGCTCGGCTGGCTCGCCGAGGACGAGGTGCGTGACGCCTTCACTCAGGCGATCCTCGCGCGCACCACGGCGGGGCATGTGCTCGACAACCGTCTGGTGTCGATCGAGCGTGCCATGATCGCCGATGCGGCGCTCGAAGGTAAGCTGGCGCGGATTACGGTGCGCTTCGATGCCGATATCGCTGCGGTGACCCGCGATGCGGACGGCACAGTGATTGCCGGATCGATGACCGACGCGGTTGAGACGCACGACATCTGGACCTTTGCGCGGACGCTCAAGAGCAAAGACGTGAATTGGAAACTCGCCGATACCGACGAGGCATAACGCGCGCGCTGGGCGCCGTCCGATCGCTCCATTCGAAATATCGGCACGCCAGACTTGTTCCGCGGGTCACCATGCCGCAAAGATCACGCCGTCGTTTTGACGTACGGTGGCTGCTGGAAAAGGTCCGGCATGATTCAGGGGTAGCGCGCTTGCGGCTCGACAAAATCTTGCGGCGACAAACGAGTGTCGGGTTGGCCCTCCTGCTCGCGGCCTGCGGCGGCGGCCAGATCGAGCGCCCCAGCCAATATCGCCCCGCTGCCGCCCTTGTGCCAATTCGCGCGACCCCGATCGCGCCGCAACCGGCGCCGGTCGTCGCTCCCGGTACCGCAAACGCGGCGAGCGCGGGCGTGATCGCCGGGCCACCGCTTTACACGCTGCCGATCGACGAGCCCGTTGCGGCGCGCGTGCTGACTGCCTTCCGATCCTCTTGTTCGTCGCTCCAGCGTCGGCCCGACATTTCAGGCCTGACGCGCGGCAGCGACTGGACGCCGGCCTGCACCGCCGCTGCCACCGTGCCCAGTGGCGAGGCGCGCGCGTTCTTCGCGCAATATTTCGAGGCGGTGCAGGTCGGCGACGGCAAAGCCTTTGCAACGGGCTATTACGAACCCGAAATCCGTGGATCGCGTGATCGGCGCAGTGGCTATGACGTTCCGGTTTACGCCCGCCCGCGCGATCTGGCGGAGGTCGATCTGGGCGCATTCAGCGAAACGCTCAAGGGCAAGCGGATTCGCGGACACGTCGTCGGGCAAAACTTCGTGCCCTATGACGATCGCACCGCGATCGAGCAGGGCACGCTCGACGGACGCGCACCCGTGATCGCTTGGGCGGCCGACCCGGTCGAGCTGTTCTTCCTGCAAATTCAGGGGTCTGGCCGGCTGCGGCAGCCCGACGGTTCGGTCGTCAGGATCGGCTATGACACGCAGAACGGGCGCGATTACACCGGCATCGGCGCGTTGATGAAGAAGCGCGGTCTGCTCGCGCCGGGGCAGAGTTCGATGCAGGGCCTGGTCCAATGGCTGCATGATCATCCCGAGCAGGGCCGCGACATCATGCGCGAAAACAAGAGCTACGTGTTTTTCCGCGAGCTTTCCGGCCCGCCGCTCGGTGCGCTGGGCCTGCCGGTGACCGGCGGCGTGAGTGCTGCTGCCGACCCTCATTTCGTGCCGCTCGGCGCGCCCGTCCTGCTGTCGATGGACCGTGCGGATGCAAGCCGCCTGTGGGTGGTGCAGGACACCGGCGGTGCCATCAAGGGCTCCAACCGGATCGATACCTTCTGGGGCGCGGGTGCCGATGCCGAGGCGACCGCCGGCGGCATGGCGGCGCGCGGTACCGCGTTCCTGCTGCTGCCGGTCGGTACGCTTGCCCGCCTGTCCAATGAGAGGGCCAATGGGAACGCGTCCGCTCAGCCCTGACGAAGCGGCGCTATGGGCGCGCGTGATGGCAGGCGTGCGGCCGATGAAGGCGAAACGGGCGATCGATCCGGCATCGACCGTCGCCAAGTCGCTCGTTGCACCTGCACCCAAGCCGTTCGTGCCGAACGTCGACGTGGCACCGGCTCGTCACAGGGCCACCCCCATAGTGCGGGCCACAGTCCCGGATATGGCTCCTCGACTTGGCGCAAAGCGGACGGAGTCCGCATCATCCGGGCCCGCCAACACTCTTGACGGCACGTGGGACCGCCAACTCTCCCGCGGTCTCGTGTCGCCCGACCGCACGATCGATCTGCACGGCCACACCCTCCACTCCGCGCACGACCTGCTCGATGCCGCGTTGGACGCCGCGATCCGGGGCGGCAACCGCCTGATCCTGCTCATCACCGGCAAGCCGCCGCGCCCCACCAGCGAACGGCCGCACGCGCGCGGCGCGATCCGGGCGGCGACGGGGGATTGGCTGGCCGGCTCGCGTCATGCTTCGTCGATTGCGGCGGTGCGCGCCGCCCATCCGCGCCACGGCGGGGCAGGGGCGCTGTATATCATCCTTCGCAAGCCGCGTCCGCAGACGGCACCTTCGCGAAAGTCTTAACCTTTAGCTGGCATGGTCCTTCCGGGTCCGAGCACTGTGCCCGGGGTGGGAGTCACGCGACATCGCAATGGACGAGGTATCGCTGAAAAGCCGCGCGATCGTGTTCGCGATGTGCGCCGGGGCGGTTGCGTTCATTCTGGCGCTTGTCGCGACGTCGAGCGGCGGCGTCGACATCACCAATATCTCGCGCGCGCTGATCCCGGCGGTGGTTTGTGCCACCATGTGCTGGGCATCGGCGGAGCGCAGCATTTCTGCAACCGCCGCCGCCATCGATGCGGCGATCGCGCGCCTCACCCGTGCCGCGCACGGCGATCTAAGCGGCGAGATTCCCCCGGAAATCGCCGTGAACGTGCCGCAACTCGCGGCGGCAATGCAAAGCCTGTTCGAACAGTTGAATGCCAACCTCGACAGTGTTCACCGCCTCGCCATGTTTGATTCGGTCACGGGTCTTGCCAACCGCACCAACTTCCGGCGCACGTGCGAACGCCTGTTGGTCGAGGCGCCGATCGGCCCCGGCACGCGCGGGGGCGGGGCATTGTTCTTTATCGATCTGGATCGTTTCAAGGCGGTCAACGATACGATGGGACATGCCTGTGGCGACATGTTGCTCGGGATGGTTGCCAACCGGCTGCGTGCAGTCGCCGAAAGCGTGGCGGTCCCACCAGGCAGTCCGGCCCCCTTGATCGGGCGATTGGCGGGTGACGAATTCACCATGTTCTTCAGCACGCTTGGCGATAGCGTCGAGGCCGCGCGGATCGGGCGCGGCGTGTTGTTCGCGCTTGCCGAGCCGTTCGATCTCGCGGGTGCCGAGGTCACGATCGGTGCGTCGATCGGCATTGCACTGCGCCCGCAACACGGAGAATCGCTGACTGACCTGATGCGCGCGGCCGATGCCGCGATGTATCACGCCAAGGCGAGCGGCCGTGGTCGCGCCGAACATTTCACCGAAGCGCTCGCCGCGCAGATCGCCGAGCGCGCCGTGCTGGAAAGCGATTTGCGCGAGGCGATCGATCGCGACGAATTCACCCTCGTGTTCCAGCCACAAGTCGGCGCGGAGGACGGTCGCATCGTGGCTGCCGAGGCGCTGCTGCGCTGGCGTCACCCGCGCGACGGCCTGCGCTTGCCCGGCAGCTTCCTCGAACGTGCCGAGGAGACCGGGCTGATCGTCGAGATCGGCGAGTGGGTCGTCCACACCGTTGCCGAGACGATCGCACGCTGGGGCCGGATCGGGATCGAGCAACGGCTAGCCGTCAACGTCTCGCCGCGTGAACTCGACCATGCGACCTTCTTTCGTCGCCTGCGCGAGGCAATGCGCGCGGCCAATGCGCCGGCGCATCTGCTCGAGCTGGAGATCAGTGAAACGCTCGCGATGCACTGTAGTAGCGAGGTGATCGAGGCGATCGCCTTGCTCCGCGCCGACGGTGCGACGATTGCCGTTGATGATTTCGGCACCGGTTATTCCAACCTGGCGCGCCTGCGCAGCTTGCCGATCGACCGGATCAAGCTCGATCGCAGCCTGATCGAACATATCGCCGAGGATGCCGACGCGCGCAGTATCGCGCATGCGGTGATTGGCCTGATCCATGGTCTGGGCTGCGAGGCGGTGGGCGAGGGGATCGAGAGCCATGCGCAAGCCGAGATCCTGCGGATCATCGGGTGCGACGTG
Above is a genomic segment from Sphingomonas sp. HMP6 containing:
- a CDS encoding Tim44/TimA family putative adaptor protein: MFLVVILAMVAGFMALQLYRVLGKRTGHEQPLPRPAEERARLTVVQRPIEAVTDGREPIGRAVEPKAEAGVRAIIAADSSFDVARFLEGAQSAYRMILEAYWKGDEEQLGWLAEDEVRDAFTQAILARTTAGHVLDNRLVSIERAMIADAALEGKLARITVRFDADIAAVTRDADGTVIAGSMTDAVETHDIWTFARTLKSKDVNWKLADTDEA
- a CDS encoding putative bifunctional diguanylate cyclase/phosphodiesterase; this encodes MDEVSLKSRAIVFAMCAGAVAFILALVATSSGGVDITNISRALIPAVVCATMCWASAERSISATAAAIDAAIARLTRAAHGDLSGEIPPEIAVNVPQLAAAMQSLFEQLNANLDSVHRLAMFDSVTGLANRTNFRRTCERLLVEAPIGPGTRGGGALFFIDLDRFKAVNDTMGHACGDMLLGMVANRLRAVAESVAVPPGSPAPLIGRLAGDEFTMFFSTLGDSVEAARIGRGVLFALAEPFDLAGAEVTIGASIGIALRPQHGESLTDLMRAADAAMYHAKASGRGRAEHFTEALAAQIAERAVLESDLREAIDRDEFTLVFQPQVGAEDGRIVAAEALLRWRHPRDGLRLPGSFLERAEETGLIVEIGEWVVHTVAETIARWGRIGIEQRLAVNVSPRELDHATFFRRLREAMRAANAPAHLLELEISETLAMHCSSEVIEAIALLRADGATIAVDDFGTGYSNLARLRSLPIDRIKLDRSLIEHIAEDADARSIAHAVIGLIHGLGCEAVGEGIESHAQAEILRIIGCDVIQGYAVASPMDEEAFISWSQDEVRWASAG
- the trpS gene encoding tryptophan--tRNA ligase — translated: MRPHPARIVSGIQPTGNLHLGNYLGAIKQWVSMQDAMQPDEECLFFLADLHALSQPVVPGELNAHTTEMAATLLACGIDPQRSILFNQARVAEHSALHWILGGTARMGWLSRMTQWKDKAGKKGESQSVGLFTYPVLQAADVLLYQATHVPVGEDQKQHLELARDIAVKFNSDYGDTFTLPEPFISKAAPRIMSLRDASAKMSKSDPSDASRINLVDDDDTIAGKIRKAKSDADVLPDAMAGLAERPEAKNLVTIYAALADVTPDAVLAQFAGQGFGAFKPALADLAVATLSPIRERLTALLADRAAVSAVLADGAARARALAAPTLSKVQAAVGLQV
- the murJ gene encoding murein biosynthesis integral membrane protein MurJ; protein product: MNLVKSLGSVGGLTLASRVLALLRDSLAARYVGAGFASDAFNGVAFRLPNMFRALFAEGAFSAAFIPMFNKKAAGPDGIAGGYVFAERALAVLLPVLIVFTVALLLAAYPITWLLSGGFARQNPSLEQFAFAVMLSRITLPYLALISLASLLGGILNSLDKFWVNAAAPILLNLAMIVGLWAFHGANEYETARVQAISVTAGGVLQLLWLIWACRRAGVDMRLRMPRLDKDVREMLRLIVPAAAGAGAAQINLLISTSLAGSLLASGSITYIYYADRLNQLPLGLIGIGLGTILLPTISRLLSTGQDEAAMDTQNRGIELALFLTLPATVAFMIAAEPIVRGLFEYGRFTAEDARKCGWALSAFSIGLPSYVLVKVLTPGYYARGDTKTPVRFAMLSIVVNIIGNLIMIPWIGHVGPPLATALASTVNVAMLYATLAKRGHFVADAQLRRRVPRLALAAVLMGATVFACRQLLDPYLGGPLVIRYAALGVLVGAGMAIYVVACFLTRAYRIADLKALLRKRGATSKPVQE
- the mltA gene encoding murein transglycosylase A, with translation MLAACGGGQIERPSQYRPAAALVPIRATPIAPQPAPVVAPGTANAASAGVIAGPPLYTLPIDEPVAARVLTAFRSSCSSLQRRPDISGLTRGSDWTPACTAAATVPSGEARAFFAQYFEAVQVGDGKAFATGYYEPEIRGSRDRRSGYDVPVYARPRDLAEVDLGAFSETLKGKRIRGHVVGQNFVPYDDRTAIEQGTLDGRAPVIAWAADPVELFFLQIQGSGRLRQPDGSVVRIGYDTQNGRDYTGIGALMKKRGLLAPGQSSMQGLVQWLHDHPEQGRDIMRENKSYVFFRELSGPPLGALGLPVTGGVSAAADPHFVPLGAPVLLSMDRADASRLWVVQDTGGAIKGSNRIDTFWGAGADAEATAGGMAARGTAFLLLPVGTLARLSNERANGNASAQP
- the secB gene encoding protein-export chaperone SecB, with product MSEQDDGTINGDGPYENGGAPLANGEDTAPAAGLISQYVKDLSFENPNAPAIYQNQIAPAIDVQFNIASAQVGDDVYEIVLRIEVKAEAEGTVAFLVDLSYAGLFGLRNFPAEHLQPFLLAEAPRLIFPFARRVLADAIRDGGFPPLMLEPIDFGGAFMAQQESGDVMGTIGTA
- the dnaA gene encoding chromosomal replication initiator protein DnaA, whose protein sequence is MNEGEPVTVATRVSGNHSYGADHDSVTRAWGTVRAHLRESAGARLFDQWLKPMALAASLESDAVRLTLPSAFMTNWVRNHYSDRLLQEFRAVLPGVRRVTIETGVAAAPVPVLTVESLPAPATAAPMAEAKIADRPPLDPRFSFDRFVVDASNRVAFNAARALAEPGVPRFSPLFLHSGTGQGKTHLMHAIGTAYLAAVPEARVLLMSAERFMFDFVSALRNRDTHSFKTRLRSADLLLVDDLQFIAGKDSTQEEFFHTMNEVMGAGKRLVISADRCPQGLDGVEARITSRLSCGLVADIKTPDLALRRAVLDRKLVDMPGVSVPADVLDLLAARITANIRDLEGALNRVVAYAQLTESAIDLDFAVATLGDVLRGAERRVTIDEIQKAVSAHFELKPVDLVSARRAVVVARPRQIAMYLAKRLTTRSLPEIGRKFGGRDHSTVIHAVRRIEELRDKDREIDTAVRVLLRELEG
- a CDS encoding Smr/MutS family protein, with translation MGTRPLSPDEAALWARVMAGVRPMKAKRAIDPASTVAKSLVAPAPKPFVPNVDVAPARHRATPIVRATVPDMAPRLGAKRTESASSGPANTLDGTWDRQLSRGLVSPDRTIDLHGHTLHSAHDLLDAALDAAIRGGNRLILLITGKPPRPTSERPHARGAIRAATGDWLAGSRHASSIAAVRAAHPRHGGAGALYIILRKPRPQTAPSRKS